In Pseudomonadota bacterium, the genomic stretch GACGGAGAATAGAGCACCCAGCCCGAAAACGCGACAGCCAACAGAAGTAGAAGGCAGGCCAGAAAAAATGTACTGACAATAAGTTTCTTTACCATCCTACGCCCAGATGCAAGCGAAATTTATTTTTTTCAGAATCGATCCGGCGCGCTACATCAAAACGGATTGTCCCAATCAGTGAGTAATATCGAACCCCAAGGCCCGCGCCCTGGGCTAAATCGTAATCAGCAAAGTCATTGAAGGCGTTGCCGATATCATAAAATACCGCAACCCCCCAGTTTAAATGAAGGTGTTTCTCCAGTTCAATATTTGCCACCAGCAGATGTTTGCCGCCGACCACATCGCCGTCTTCATTCTCAGGTCCCAGTGATTTATAAGCATAACCACGAACACTATGGTCTCCGCCGGCAAAGAAACGTAAGGATGCCGGGATATTGTGCAAAGGATCGGGGTGCCAGGTGGTCCCGCCCTTTAAGCGCAGCAACAGGGATGATTCCCAAGGCAGTGGCAGCAGCTTGGTCACCTGGCCGGACAGCTGAATAAAACTGGTATCGGAAAGGAAGGTTTCTTCTGCTCCCTGAAATTCAAATTTGATCTGAGTCCCCTGTCGCGAGTGCAAAGGATCATCAATATCTATCCAGGAAAAACGGACTCCCGATAAAAGCATTTGCGCATTTGTCTCATCACCACCGATCAGTGAATATTCTTGAGACAGATGCATAAAAACAGACCCA encodes the following:
- a CDS encoding BamA/TamA family outer membrane protein; its protein translation is LLNTDLFRDIRICPQTAKGERVPVRINLESVPRYRLRPGIGFGTDTGARVSLDYRVLNLFKKAHELQGKLLLAEREQSLLTTYIIPDLRRRDSRFLLGGGFEREDTDSFLSREFYTEAEYQRSFNKKLSGSVFMHLSQEYSLIGGDETNAQMLLSGVRFSWIDIDDPLHSRQGTQIKFEFQGAEETFLSDTSFIQLSGQVTKLLPLPWESSLLLRLKGGTTWHPDPLHNIPASLRFFAGGDHSVRGYAYKSLGPENEDGDVVGGKHLLVANIELEKHLHLNWGVAVFYDIGNAFNDFADYDLAQGAGLGVRYYSLIGTIRFDVARRIDSEKNKFRLHLGVGW